In Mycolicibacterium alvei, a single window of DNA contains:
- the acs gene encoding acetate--CoA ligase: MSHAPATSSEVPSAYPPPASFAANANATEQLYAEAQADRLAFWAAQANRLSWQTPFGEVLDWSEAPFAKWFVGGKLNVAYNCVDRHVEAGNGDRVAIHWEGEPVGDARDITYAQLKDEVCKAANALAALGLTAGDRVAIYMPMVPEAIVAMLACARLGAMHSVVFAGFSASALRARVEDAEAKLVITTDGQYRRGKAASLKDAVDEAVSGQPSVEHVLVVRRTGIDVNWTQGRDLWWHEAVESQSTHHDPESFDSEQPLFLLYTSGTTGKPKGIVHTSGGYLAQSAYTHYNVFDLKPETDVYWCTADIGWVTGHTYIVYGPLANGATQVVYEGTPTSPTEHRHFEIIEKYGVTIYYTAPTLIRTFMKLGRQIPAAHNLSSLRLLGSVGEPINPEAWRWYAEVIGAGKTPVVDTWWQTETGAIMISPLPGVTAAKPGSAMTPLPGISAKIVDDDGNELIPGADEAEHVTGYLVLDQPWPAMLRGIWGDPKRFTETYWSRFAEQGWYFAGDGARYDSDGNIWVLGRIDDVMNISGHRISTAEVESALVGHSGVAEAAVVGASDDTTGQAICAFVILKESAHGGADTMIDELRAQVSTEISPIAKPREIHVVPELPKTRSGKIMRRLLRDVAEGRELGDTSTLVDPSVFEAIRASK; this comes from the coding sequence ATGTCACACGCGCCAGCGACGTCTAGCGAAGTTCCGTCAGCCTATCCGCCGCCTGCCAGTTTCGCGGCCAATGCCAACGCGACAGAGCAGTTGTACGCCGAGGCGCAGGCCGACCGGCTGGCGTTCTGGGCCGCCCAGGCCAATCGACTGTCCTGGCAGACCCCTTTCGGCGAGGTGCTGGACTGGTCGGAGGCCCCGTTCGCGAAGTGGTTCGTCGGCGGCAAGCTGAATGTCGCCTACAACTGCGTGGACCGTCACGTCGAGGCCGGCAATGGCGACCGGGTGGCGATCCACTGGGAAGGCGAACCGGTCGGTGACGCCCGCGACATCACCTACGCCCAACTCAAAGACGAGGTCTGCAAGGCCGCCAATGCGCTGGCTGCCCTGGGCCTGACCGCCGGTGACCGCGTCGCCATCTACATGCCGATGGTGCCCGAGGCGATCGTGGCGATGCTGGCCTGTGCCCGGCTGGGCGCCATGCACAGCGTCGTGTTCGCCGGGTTCTCCGCGTCTGCGCTGCGGGCCCGCGTCGAGGACGCCGAAGCCAAGCTGGTCATCACCACCGACGGTCAGTACCGGCGCGGTAAGGCCGCCTCGCTCAAGGACGCCGTGGATGAAGCCGTCTCCGGCCAACCGTCGGTCGAGCACGTCCTGGTGGTGCGCCGCACCGGAATCGACGTGAACTGGACCCAGGGCCGCGACCTGTGGTGGCACGAGGCTGTGGAAAGCCAGTCAACGCACCATGATCCAGAGTCCTTTGATTCCGAGCAGCCGCTGTTTCTGCTGTACACCTCGGGCACCACCGGTAAGCCCAAGGGCATCGTGCACACCTCGGGCGGCTACCTGGCCCAGTCGGCGTACACGCATTACAACGTGTTCGACCTCAAACCCGAGACCGACGTGTACTGGTGCACCGCCGACATCGGCTGGGTGACCGGGCACACCTACATCGTCTACGGACCGCTGGCCAACGGCGCCACCCAGGTCGTCTACGAAGGCACCCCGACCTCACCCACCGAGCACCGCCACTTCGAGATCATCGAAAAGTACGGTGTCACCATCTATTACACCGCACCGACCCTGATCCGCACCTTCATGAAGCTGGGTCGGCAGATCCCGGCCGCCCACAACCTGTCCAGCCTGCGGCTGCTGGGTTCGGTGGGTGAGCCGATCAACCCCGAGGCCTGGCGCTGGTACGCCGAAGTCATCGGCGCGGGCAAGACCCCCGTCGTGGACACCTGGTGGCAGACCGAGACCGGGGCGATCATGATCTCCCCGCTGCCCGGTGTCACCGCGGCCAAGCCCGGCTCGGCGATGACCCCGCTGCCCGGCATCAGCGCCAAGATCGTCGATGACGACGGCAACGAGTTGATCCCCGGCGCTGATGAAGCCGAGCACGTCACCGGTTACCTGGTGCTCGATCAGCCGTGGCCGGCGATGCTGCGCGGCATCTGGGGCGACCCGAAGCGGTTCACCGAGACCTACTGGTCACGGTTCGCCGAGCAGGGCTGGTACTTCGCCGGTGACGGCGCCCGCTACGACTCCGACGGAAACATCTGGGTGCTGGGCCGCATCGACGACGTCATGAACATCTCCGGGCACCGGATTTCCACCGCCGAGGTGGAGTCGGCACTGGTCGGACATTCCGGAGTGGCCGAGGCCGCCGTCGTGGGTGCCTCCGACGACACCACCGGCCAGGCGATCTGCGCGTTCGTCATCCTCAAGGAGTCTGCGCACGGCGGGGCCGACACCATGATCGACGAACTGCGCGCACAGGTGTCCACCGAGATCTCCCCGATCGCCAAACCCCGCGAGATCCACGTCGTGCCCGAACTGCCCAAGACCCGCAGCGGCAAGATCATGCGCCGGCTGCTGCGTGACGTCGCCGAAGGCCGCGAACTCGGCGACACCTCAACCCTGGTCGACCCCAGCGTGTTCGAAGCCATCCGCGCCAGCAAGTGA
- the marP gene encoding acid resistance serine protease MarP, with amino-acid sequence MTPSVWLDFAILGIGFVAAISGWRSGALGSLLSFIGVVLGAVAGVLLAPHVIPHISGDRTKLFATLFLILALVVIGEIAGVVLGRAVRGTIRNPVFRVVDSAVGVSLMLVAVLVASWLLGSLLTSSDQPNLAAAVKNSRVLTEVDKVAPDWLRSVPNRLSALLDTSGLPDVLEPFGRTPIVNVDAPDAALATDPIVTTSRPSVVKIRGVAPSCQKVLEGSGFVVAQNRVMSNAHVVAGADSVTIEADGKTYDAGVVSYDPNADISILDVPNLPIAPLQFADQPAPKGTDAVVMGYPGGGDFLATPARVREIIELNGPDIYRTTTVTREVYTVRGTVRQGNSGGPMINRAGKVLGVVFGAAVDDVDTGFVLTAKEVEHQLAKIDNTERVQTGTCINS; translated from the coding sequence ATGACACCTTCGGTCTGGCTCGATTTCGCCATCCTCGGCATCGGGTTCGTCGCAGCCATTTCCGGCTGGCGTTCCGGTGCGCTCGGCTCCCTGCTGTCCTTCATCGGCGTGGTGCTCGGTGCGGTGGCAGGCGTGCTGCTGGCGCCGCACGTGATTCCGCACATCTCGGGTGACCGCACCAAGCTGTTCGCCACGCTGTTCCTGATCCTTGCCCTCGTGGTGATCGGTGAGATCGCCGGTGTGGTGCTGGGCCGTGCCGTGCGCGGCACCATCCGAAACCCCGTGTTCCGGGTGGTGGACTCGGCGGTCGGCGTGAGTCTGATGCTGGTCGCCGTCCTCGTCGCATCCTGGTTGCTGGGGAGCCTGCTGACTTCCTCGGACCAGCCGAATCTGGCTGCGGCGGTGAAGAATTCGCGGGTACTCACCGAGGTCGACAAGGTGGCGCCGGACTGGCTTCGCTCGGTGCCGAACCGGTTGTCGGCGCTGTTGGACACCTCGGGGCTGCCCGATGTGCTCGAACCGTTCGGCCGGACCCCGATCGTCAACGTCGACGCCCCGGACGCCGCGCTGGCCACCGATCCCATCGTGACGACCTCCCGGCCCAGCGTGGTCAAGATCCGTGGCGTCGCACCGAGTTGCCAGAAAGTGCTTGAGGGCAGCGGGTTCGTGGTCGCCCAAAACCGGGTGATGTCCAACGCCCACGTGGTCGCCGGTGCCGACAGCGTCACCATCGAGGCCGACGGCAAGACCTACGACGCCGGCGTGGTGTCGTATGACCCCAACGCCGACATCTCCATCCTCGACGTACCGAACCTGCCGATCGCCCCGCTGCAGTTCGCCGACCAACCGGCCCCGAAGGGTACCGACGCCGTGGTGATGGGTTACCCGGGCGGCGGCGACTTCCTGGCCACCCCGGCCCGCGTGCGCGAGATCATCGAGCTCAACGGGCCCGACATCTACCGCACCACCACCGTCACCCGCGAGGTCTACACGGTCAGAGGCACAGTGCGGCAAGGCAATTCAGGCGGGCCGATGATCAACCGGGCAGGCAAGGTGCTGGGCGTGGTGTTCGGTGCGGCAGTCGACGACGTCGACACCGGGTTCGTGCTGACCGCCAAGGAAGTCGAGCACCAGCTGGCCAAGATCGACAACACCGAGCGGGTCCAGACCGGCACCTGCATCAACTCCTGA
- a CDS encoding DUF4177 domain-containing protein, with protein sequence MSEANKWEYATVPLLTHATKQILDQWGEDGWELVSVLPGPTGEQHVAYLKRPK encoded by the coding sequence GTGAGCGAAGCGAACAAATGGGAATACGCCACGGTGCCGTTGTTGACTCACGCCACCAAACAAATTCTCGATCAATGGGGTGAGGACGGCTGGGAACTGGTCTCGGTGTTGCCGGGCCCGACCGGCGAGCAGCACGTCGCGTATCTGAAGCGGCCGAAGTGA
- a CDS encoding TlpA family protein disulfide reductase — protein sequence MSRPARWTVVVLVILVALGTAFWMELRDEPAPQAGAGQSTSRDHRDADTPEALAGPRARADLPPCPGPGKGEGPEALRGITLECAGDGKSVDVARALAGRTVVLNLWAYWCGPCADELPAMAEYQRRVGDDVLVVTVHQDENETAALVRLAELGVRLPTLQDGRRLVAAALKVPNVMPATVVLRADGSVAGTLPRSFVSADEIAAAVDELIRSSR from the coding sequence ATGAGCAGACCGGCCCGCTGGACCGTGGTGGTTCTGGTGATCCTGGTGGCGTTGGGTACCGCGTTCTGGATGGAGTTGCGCGACGAACCGGCCCCGCAGGCCGGGGCGGGGCAGTCCACCTCCCGTGATCACCGTGACGCCGATACCCCCGAGGCCCTGGCCGGTCCCCGGGCCCGCGCGGACCTGCCGCCGTGCCCGGGCCCCGGCAAGGGTGAGGGCCCCGAAGCGCTGCGCGGCATCACCCTGGAGTGCGCCGGTGACGGGAAGTCCGTGGATGTGGCCCGCGCCTTGGCGGGCCGGACCGTGGTGCTCAATCTGTGGGCGTACTGGTGCGGCCCATGTGCCGACGAACTGCCGGCGATGGCCGAATACCAGCGCCGTGTCGGCGACGACGTGCTGGTCGTGACCGTGCACCAGGACGAGAACGAGACCGCGGCACTGGTCCGCCTGGCCGAACTCGGAGTGCGGCTGCCGACCCTGCAGGACGGCAGACGATTGGTGGCGGCCGCACTCAAGGTGCCCAACGTCATGCCTGCGACCGTGGTGCTGCGCGCGGACGGTAGCGTGGCCGGGACCCTACCCAGATCGTTCGTCAGCGCCGACGAGATCGCGGCGGCGGTCGACGAGTTGATCCGCTCTAGCCGATAG
- a CDS encoding NUDIX hydrolase — protein sequence MSSTHGGLFPDAAPAWLKPLVDNLDRVPDAYRRRVPPDVLAGIVEANNQAARAGALRDAAVLVLFSGPPEGAPPLLPEDADLLVTVRASTLRHHAGQAAFPGGATDPGDQGPVGTAFREAWEETGIDTSRLYPLATLEKMFIPPSGFHVVPVLAYSPDPGQVAVVNESETAVVTRVPVRAFINPENRLMVYRDANAGRFAGPAFLLNQMLVWGFTGQIISAILDVAGWAKPWNTDDVRGLDDAMALVGHDNGYG from the coding sequence GTGAGTTCGACGCACGGCGGGCTGTTCCCGGATGCCGCCCCGGCCTGGCTCAAACCGCTGGTGGACAACCTCGACCGGGTGCCCGACGCCTACCGTCGGCGGGTCCCCCCGGACGTGCTGGCGGGCATCGTCGAAGCCAACAATCAAGCGGCCCGGGCCGGCGCGCTGCGCGACGCCGCAGTTCTGGTGCTGTTCTCCGGCCCGCCCGAGGGCGCACCCCCACTGCTTCCCGAGGATGCCGACCTGCTGGTGACGGTCCGCGCCTCGACCCTGCGCCATCATGCGGGCCAGGCTGCGTTCCCCGGCGGGGCGACCGATCCCGGCGACCAGGGTCCGGTGGGTACGGCCTTCCGCGAGGCCTGGGAAGAGACGGGTATCGATACCAGCCGGCTCTACCCGTTGGCGACGCTGGAGAAGATGTTCATCCCGCCGTCCGGGTTCCACGTGGTCCCGGTGCTGGCCTACTCGCCCGACCCGGGGCAGGTCGCCGTGGTCAACGAATCCGAGACCGCCGTCGTCACGCGGGTTCCGGTGCGCGCCTTCATCAACCCGGAGAATCGGCTGATGGTGTACCGGGACGCCAACGCCGGCCGGTTCGCGGGGCCGGCCTTCCTGCTCAACCAGATGCTGGTGTGGGGTTTCACCGGCCAGATCATCTCGGCGATCCTCGACGTCGCGGGTTGGGCCAAGCCCTGGAACACCGACGATGTCCGCGGACTCGACGATGCAATGGCCCTTGTCGGGCATGACAACGGTTACGGTTAA
- a CDS encoding S1 family peptidase — MLTPALAHADPPVVLGGGSGIVVNGDAFCTLTAIGHDNAGRLIGFTSAHCGGPGATVSAEGADSAGVVGTMVAGNDLLDYAVIEFDPAKVTPTNNVNGFQIDGLGPDPAFGEIACKLGRTTGYSCGVTWGPGKDPGTIVNQVCGQPGDSGAPVTVNNRLVGMIHGAYSEELPTCVVKFVPLHTPAVTMSFNTQLADITAKNRPGTGFVPVG; from the coding sequence ATGTTGACTCCGGCCCTTGCGCATGCCGATCCGCCGGTGGTGCTCGGTGGCGGCTCGGGGATCGTGGTCAACGGCGACGCATTCTGCACGCTCACCGCGATCGGGCACGACAACGCCGGCCGGCTCATCGGCTTCACCTCGGCACACTGCGGCGGGCCGGGCGCCACGGTGTCGGCTGAAGGTGCCGACAGCGCCGGAGTGGTGGGCACGATGGTGGCCGGCAACGACCTGCTCGACTACGCGGTCATCGAATTCGATCCGGCCAAGGTGACGCCGACCAACAACGTCAACGGTTTCCAGATCGACGGGCTCGGACCGGACCCGGCGTTCGGCGAGATCGCCTGCAAGCTGGGCCGAACGACGGGCTACTCCTGCGGTGTCACGTGGGGGCCGGGTAAGGATCCGGGCACCATCGTCAACCAGGTGTGCGGCCAGCCCGGAGACTCGGGTGCGCCGGTCACGGTCAACAACCGGCTGGTCGGCATGATTCACGGCGCCTATTCCGAGGAATTGCCGACCTGTGTGGTGAAGTTCGTGCCGCTGCATACGCCGGCGGTGACGATGTCGTTCAACACGCAGCTGGCAGACATCACCGCCAAGAACCGACCGGGAACGGGTTTCGTCCCGGTCGGTTAG
- a CDS encoding alpha/beta fold hydrolase, with the protein MPPPAPSIARIDGPWRHLQVHANGIRFHVVEGESSQPDHVVEGESSQADADRPLVILLHGFGSFWWSWRHQLTGLTDARVVAVDLRGYGDSDKPPRGYDGWTLAGDTAGLVRALGHKTATLVGHADGGLVCWATAALHPRVVDAIALISSPHPLALRASTLTRRDQGRALLPSMLRYQLPGWPEHTLTRHGGAELERLVRTRAGATWQTSQDFALTMNHLRQAIQIPGAAHCALEYQRWAVRSQLRGEGRRFMRSMKRPINVPVLHMRGDADPYVLPDPVHRTQHYAPHGRYVSITGAGHFSHEEQPEAVNGQLSRFLAQLHAN; encoded by the coding sequence ATGCCTCCACCCGCCCCGTCGATCGCGAGAATCGACGGGCCGTGGCGGCATCTGCAGGTGCATGCCAATGGGATTCGGTTTCATGTGGTGGAGGGCGAGAGCTCGCAGCCCGACCATGTGGTGGAGGGCGAGAGCTCGCAGGCCGACGCGGACCGCCCACTGGTCATCCTCCTGCACGGGTTCGGCTCGTTCTGGTGGTCGTGGCGACACCAACTCACCGGACTGACCGACGCCCGTGTGGTGGCGGTCGACCTGCGCGGCTACGGCGACAGTGACAAACCGCCTCGCGGTTACGACGGCTGGACCCTGGCCGGGGACACCGCCGGCCTGGTCCGCGCGTTGGGGCACAAGACCGCGACGCTGGTCGGGCATGCAGACGGCGGTCTGGTGTGCTGGGCGACCGCGGCGCTGCACCCGCGTGTGGTCGACGCGATCGCACTCATCAGCTCACCGCACCCGCTGGCTCTGAGGGCGTCCACGTTGACACGCCGCGATCAGGGCCGCGCCCTGTTGCCGTCGATGTTGAGGTATCAGCTGCCGGGCTGGCCCGAGCACACGCTGACCCGCCACGGCGGCGCGGAGTTGGAGCGCCTGGTCCGCACCCGGGCCGGGGCCACCTGGCAGACCAGCCAGGACTTCGCCCTCACCATGAACCACCTGCGTCAGGCCATCCAGATTCCCGGGGCCGCGCACTGTGCACTGGAGTACCAGCGGTGGGCGGTGCGCAGCCAACTGCGCGGTGAGGGTCGGCGATTCATGCGTTCGATGAAACGCCCGATCAACGTGCCGGTGCTGCACATGCGCGGTGACGCCGACCCGTACGTGCTGCCCGACCCGGTGCACCGGACCCAGCACTACGCACCCCATGGACGGTACGTATCGATCACGGGCGCTGGACATTTCAGCCACGAAGAACAACCGGAGGCGGTCAACGGGCAGCTGAGCCGGTTCCTGGCCCAGCTGCACGCCAACTGA
- the nth gene encoding endonuclease III, whose translation MTEAAAPTGKTRRSKKWDTETHLGLVRRARRMNRELARAFPHVYCELDFTNPLELAVATILSAQSTDKRVNLTTPALFLKYRTALDYAQADRAEMEELIRPTGFYRNKTNSLIRLGQELVARFDGQVPDNIEDLVTLPGVGRKTANVILGNAFDIPGITVDTHFGRLVRRWRWTAEEDPVKVEFAIGELIERKEWTLLSHRVIFHGRRVCHARKPACGVCVLAKDCPSFGLGPTDPPTAAALVKGPEIEHLLALAGL comes from the coding sequence GTGACTGAGGCTGCCGCCCCAACAGGGAAAACGCGCCGGTCCAAGAAGTGGGACACCGAGACCCACCTGGGCCTGGTTCGTCGGGCTCGACGGATGAATCGCGAACTGGCCCGGGCATTTCCGCACGTCTACTGCGAGCTGGACTTCACCAATCCGCTGGAACTGGCGGTGGCCACCATCTTGTCGGCGCAGAGCACCGACAAACGGGTGAACCTGACCACTCCGGCGCTCTTCCTCAAATACCGCACGGCGCTGGACTACGCGCAGGCCGACCGCGCCGAGATGGAGGAGTTGATCCGGCCGACCGGGTTCTACCGGAACAAGACCAACTCACTGATCCGGCTGGGGCAGGAGTTGGTGGCGCGGTTCGACGGGCAGGTGCCGGACAATATCGAAGACCTGGTGACGCTGCCCGGTGTGGGACGCAAGACCGCCAACGTCATCCTCGGTAACGCCTTCGACATTCCCGGGATCACCGTCGACACCCACTTCGGTCGGCTGGTGCGGCGCTGGCGCTGGACGGCCGAAGAGGATCCGGTCAAGGTCGAGTTCGCGATCGGTGAGCTCATCGAACGCAAGGAATGGACCCTGCTCAGCCACCGGGTGATCTTCCACGGCCGTCGGGTCTGCCACGCCCGTAAGCCGGCGTGTGGTGTGTGTGTGCTGGCCAAGGACTGCCCGTCGTTCGGACTGGGGCCCACCGATCCGCCCACCGCTGCCGCGCTGGTCAAAGGCCCCGAGATCGAGCATCTGCTGGCCCTGGCCGGGCTGTGA
- a CDS encoding Fic family protein — translation MTDPLAPLVDLPGVSAASDEAREALGRAHRHKFNLRGWPQTAAEAALRAARASAVLDGGAVQLSADGEPDAVTAGAIRVAEALEGGASSLVGVWQRAPMQALARLHALAAADLTDDEHLGRPRTDPDVGRRLELLAEIVTGGSKVPAPVLAAVAHGELISLAPFGTADGVVARAVSRLVTIASGLDPHGLGVPEAHWMRKSGEYRAAARGFASGTADGLTAWLLLSSEALQDGAREALQIAQSAAG, via the coding sequence ATGACCGATCCACTCGCACCACTGGTCGACCTGCCCGGCGTGTCTGCGGCGAGCGACGAGGCGCGTGAGGCCTTGGGCCGAGCCCATCGACACAAGTTCAACCTGCGCGGCTGGCCGCAGACGGCGGCCGAAGCCGCCCTGCGTGCGGCGCGGGCCTCCGCCGTGCTCGACGGTGGGGCCGTCCAGTTGTCCGCCGACGGTGAACCCGATGCGGTGACCGCGGGCGCCATCCGCGTCGCCGAGGCACTGGAAGGCGGTGCCAGCTCGCTCGTCGGGGTGTGGCAGCGGGCGCCGATGCAGGCCCTGGCCCGACTGCACGCGTTGGCCGCAGCCGACCTCACCGACGACGAGCACCTGGGCCGGCCGCGGACCGACCCTGACGTCGGGCGCCGTCTCGAGCTTTTGGCGGAGATCGTGACGGGCGGCTCCAAAGTTCCCGCTCCCGTGCTGGCCGCGGTGGCCCATGGCGAACTCATCAGCCTGGCTCCATTCGGGACCGCCGACGGGGTGGTGGCACGCGCGGTGTCGCGCTTGGTGACCATCGCCAGCGGGCTGGATCCGCACGGGCTGGGGGTTCCTGAGGCGCACTGGATGCGGAAGTCGGGGGAGTACCGGGCTGCTGCACGGGGATTCGCCTCCGGCACGGCCGACGGGCTGACCGCGTGGCTGTTGCTCAGTAGTGAGGCCCTGCAGGACGGTGCGCGCGAAGCGCTGCAGATCGCCCAGTCGGCGGCCGGCTGA
- a CDS encoding phage holin family protein: MSTGDRRDGVPTTVTSIPLVDPHAPKPDPSIGDLVKDATAQVSTLLRAEVELAKAEITRDVKKGLTGSVFFIAALVVLFYSTFFFFFFVAELLDTWLWRWVAFLIVFGLMVLTTGALALFGFLKVRRIKGPQQTIESVKETRVALTPGHDKGTAAAVPAKPATDPSGW; encoded by the coding sequence ATGAGCACAGGCGACCGCAGGGACGGCGTTCCGACGACGGTGACCTCGATTCCGCTCGTCGACCCGCATGCGCCCAAGCCGGACCCGTCGATCGGCGACCTGGTCAAGGACGCCACCGCGCAGGTCTCCACCCTGCTGCGCGCCGAGGTGGAGTTGGCCAAGGCCGAGATCACCCGAGATGTGAAGAAGGGTCTGACCGGCAGCGTCTTCTTCATCGCCGCGCTGGTGGTCCTGTTCTACTCGACGTTCTTTTTCTTCTTCTTCGTCGCCGAGTTGCTCGACACCTGGCTGTGGCGCTGGGTGGCCTTCCTCATCGTGTTCGGCCTGATGGTGCTGACCACCGGGGCGCTGGCGTTGTTCGGCTTCCTGAAGGTGCGACGGATCAAGGGTCCGCAGCAGACCATCGAGTCGGTCAAGGAGACCCGCGTGGCCCTGACGCCGGGCCACGACAAGGGCACCGCGGCGGCCGTCCCGGCCAAGCCCGCCACCGACCCGTCAGGCTGGTAA
- a CDS encoding MBL fold metallo-hydrolase: MTAAQHPAYGLLRPVTRSASVLLCDNPGLMTLEGTNTWVLRGPGSDEIVVVDPGPDDEAHIARIAELGTVALVLISHKHEDHTGGIDKLVDLTGATVRSVGSGFLRGLGGPLTDGDVIDAAGLKIKVMATPGHTVDSLSFVLDDDNGPGAVLTADTVLGRGTTVIDTEDGSLRHYLESLQRLQGLGPRRVLPGHGPDLPNLHEVTAMYLAHREERLNQIRAALIELGEDASARQVVEHVYTDVDQKLWDAAEKSVQAQLDYLRD, from the coding sequence GTGACAGCAGCGCAGCACCCCGCCTACGGGCTGTTGAGGCCGGTCACCCGATCCGCCTCGGTGCTGCTGTGCGACAACCCGGGGCTGATGACCCTGGAGGGCACCAACACGTGGGTGCTGCGTGGCCCGGGGAGCGACGAGATCGTCGTCGTCGACCCCGGTCCCGACGATGAGGCACACATCGCCCGCATCGCCGAACTGGGCACCGTCGCACTGGTGTTGATCAGTCACAAGCACGAGGACCACACCGGCGGCATCGACAAGCTCGTGGACCTGACCGGCGCCACCGTCCGCTCGGTCGGCAGCGGCTTCCTGAGAGGCCTCGGCGGTCCGCTGACCGACGGCGACGTGATCGACGCTGCCGGCCTGAAGATCAAGGTGATGGCCACGCCCGGCCACACGGTCGATTCACTGAGCTTCGTGCTCGACGACGACAACGGACCAGGGGCCGTGTTGACCGCAGACACCGTGCTGGGCCGCGGCACCACTGTCATCGACACCGAGGACGGCAGCCTGCGTCACTACCTGGAGTCGCTGCAACGGCTGCAGGGCCTCGGCCCGCGCAGGGTGCTTCCCGGGCACGGCCCCGATCTGCCGAATCTCCACGAAGTAACCGCGATGTACCTGGCGCACCGCGAGGAGCGGTTGAACCAGATCCGGGCGGCGCTGATCGAACTCGGTGAGGACGCCTCGGCCCGACAGGTCGTCGAGCACGTCTACACCGATGTCGACCAGAAACTCTGGGACGCCGCCGAAAAGAGCGTCCAAGCCCAACTGGATTACCTGCGGGACTGA
- the crp gene encoding cAMP-activated global transcriptional regulator CRP: MDEILARAGIFQGVEPTAVSALTKQLQPVDFPRGHTVFAEGEPGDRLYIIISGKVKIGRRSPDGRENLLTIMGPSDMFGELSIFDPGPRTSSATTITEVRAVSMDRDALRAWIADRPEIAEQLLRVLARRLRRTNNNLADLIFTDVPGRVAKQLLQLAQRFGTQEGGALRVTHDLTQEEIAQLVGASRETVNKALADFAHRGWIRLEGKSVLISDSERLARRAR; the protein is encoded by the coding sequence GTGGACGAGATCCTGGCCAGGGCCGGAATCTTCCAGGGCGTCGAGCCGACCGCCGTTTCGGCGTTGACGAAGCAGTTGCAGCCCGTCGACTTCCCGCGCGGGCATACCGTCTTCGCCGAGGGCGAGCCCGGCGACCGCCTGTACATCATCATCTCCGGCAAGGTGAAGATCGGCCGCCGTTCACCGGACGGCCGCGAGAACCTGCTGACCATCATGGGTCCGTCGGACATGTTCGGTGAGCTGTCGATCTTCGACCCGGGGCCCCGTACCTCGAGCGCCACCACGATCACCGAGGTGCGCGCGGTGTCGATGGACCGTGACGCGCTGCGCGCGTGGATCGCCGACCGTCCCGAGATCGCCGAACAGCTGCTGCGGGTGCTCGCGCGTCGTCTGCGCCGCACCAACAACAACCTGGCCGACCTGATCTTCACCGACGTTCCCGGCCGGGTGGCCAAGCAGCTGCTGCAGCTGGCCCAGCGGTTCGGCACCCAGGAGGGCGGGGCGTTGCGCGTCACGCACGACCTCACGCAGGAAGAGATCGCCCAGCTCGTCGGCGCCTCCCGCGAGACCGTCAACAAGGCACTGGCCGATTTCGCCCACCGCGGCTGGATCCGGCTGGAGGGCAAGAGCGTGCTCATCAGCGACAGCGAGCGGCTGGCACGCCGAGCGCGCTGA
- a CDS encoding RidA family protein, with product MTNSQRLTELGIELPDVVAPLAAYVPAVRTGNLVYTAGQLPIRAGELLAAGKVGAEISPDQGNELARVCGLNALAAVHALVGIDSVVRIVKVTGFVASAPGFSGQPGVVNGASELFGEIFGEAGAHARSAVGVSELPRNAPVEVEIIVETA from the coding sequence GTGACCAACTCGCAACGGCTGACCGAACTGGGCATCGAACTGCCCGACGTGGTCGCGCCGCTGGCCGCCTACGTGCCCGCGGTGCGGACCGGCAACCTGGTCTACACCGCCGGTCAACTCCCGATCCGGGCCGGTGAGCTGCTGGCCGCCGGCAAGGTCGGCGCGGAGATCAGCCCCGATCAGGGCAACGAGCTGGCTCGGGTCTGCGGCCTCAACGCGCTGGCCGCCGTGCACGCGCTGGTGGGCATCGACTCCGTCGTCCGAATCGTCAAGGTGACCGGGTTCGTTGCCTCCGCACCCGGATTCAGCGGACAGCCCGGTGTCGTCAACGGTGCCTCCGAACTGTTCGGCGAGATCTTCGGTGAGGCGGGCGCGCACGCGCGTTCGGCCGTCGGCGTATCGGAACTGCCGCGTAATGCGCCGGTCGAAGTCGAGATCATCGTCGAAACCGCGTGA